In Candidatus Zixiibacteriota bacterium, one DNA window encodes the following:
- a CDS encoding glutaredoxin family protein: protein MPNVKMYTKPGCPYCTAARENYNDRGVEFEDINVIDNPMAQEELLKLSNGQKIVPVIIDNGEVKIGWGGG from the coding sequence ATGCCGAATGTCAAAATGTATACCAAACCCGGTTGTCCTTATTGCACGGCGGCGAGAGAGAATTACAACGACCGGGGCGTTGAATTTGAGGATATAAATGTCATTGACAATCCTATGGCGCAGGAAGAATTATTAAAGTTATCCAACGGTCAGAAGATTGTGCCGGTGATCATTGATAACGGTGAAGTAAAAATAGGCTGGGGCGGAGGCTGA